The proteins below are encoded in one region of Limnohabitans sp. 63ED37-2:
- a CDS encoding Lrp/AsnC family transcriptional regulator, producing the protein MKQKIDAIDRKILDLLQVRSDWPINELAAAVHLTPTPCWRRVQRLKELGILARQVALVDRHQVNLGVTVFVSVRTRQHDVPWLEKFRAAVQGIAEIVEAHRMSGDVDYLLKVVVPDIAAYDQVYKRLIEAVPLSDVSSSFAMEELKFTTAVPLGYAA; encoded by the coding sequence AGAAAATTGATGCCATTGATCGGAAAATCCTCGACCTGTTGCAAGTGCGCAGCGACTGGCCCATCAACGAATTGGCCGCTGCCGTGCACCTGACGCCCACGCCATGCTGGCGCCGGGTGCAACGGCTCAAGGAATTGGGCATTTTGGCCCGGCAAGTCGCCCTGGTGGACCGCCACCAGGTGAACCTGGGCGTGACGGTGTTTGTGTCGGTGCGCACCCGGCAGCACGATGTGCCGTGGCTGGAGAAGTTTCGCGCCGCCGTGCAAGGCATTGCCGAGATCGTTGAAGCCCACCGCATGAGCGGCGATGTGGACTACCTGCTCAAAGTGGTGGTGCCCGACATTGCCGCTTATGACCAGGTGTACAAGCGGCTCATTGAGGCGGTGCCCTTGTCCGACGTGAGCTCCAGTTTTGCCATGGAAGAGCTCAAATTCACCACGGCGGTGCCGCTCGGTTATGCGGCCTGA
- a CDS encoding disulfide bond formation protein B — MNLTSVSPQRWLLLIALSGIGMLVFGLYLQHVVGLNPCPMCIVQRYALIGVVLLALIGWRLQGWALAAAGLLMTLSAGFGAFTAARQSWLQWYPPEVVNCGRDFYGMVENFPLNRAIPMIFKGSGDCSKIDWTFLGGSIANWSFLCFVLFGLLGVWVTLRSRAAQAA, encoded by the coding sequence ATGAATCTGACTTCTGTTTCCCCTCAGCGATGGCTGTTGTTGATTGCCCTGTCGGGCATCGGCATGCTGGTGTTTGGCCTGTATTTGCAGCATGTTGTGGGCCTGAACCCGTGCCCCATGTGCATCGTGCAGCGTTATGCCCTGATCGGCGTGGTCTTGCTGGCCTTGATCGGCTGGCGCTTGCAAGGCTGGGCCTTGGCTGCGGCAGGTCTGCTGATGACGCTCTCGGCCGGTTTTGGCGCTTTCACGGCGGCTCGCCAAAGCTGGTTGCAGTGGTACCCGCCCGAGGTGGTCAACTGCGGGCGTGACTTTTATGGCATGGTCGAAAACTTCCCCCTCAACCGCGCCATCCCCATGATCTTCAAAGGCAGCGGTGACTGCAGCAAGATCGACTGGACCTTCCTGGGCGGCTCGATCGCCAACTGGTCCTTTCTTTGTTTTGTGCTGTTTGGCCTCTTGGGTGTGTGGGTGACCCTCCGGTCCCGCGCGGCTCAGGCCGCATAA
- a CDS encoding ferredoxin--NADP reductase, translating to MSAFLEERVLSVHHWTDRLFSFTTTRDQALRFSNGHFTMIGLRGDNGKPLLRAYSIASANYEEHLEFLSIKVPDGPLTSKLQHIQVGDTIIVGRKPTGTLLCDYLLPGKNLYLMGTGTGLAPFMSIIRDPETYERFEKVILVHGVRQVNELAYHDYITQDLPAHEFLGEMVSQQLLYYPTVTREPYKNQGRVTDLIENGKLFADLGLPPLNPETDRVMICGSPEMLKDLKRICEERGLKEGNTSTPGAFVIERAFAES from the coding sequence ATGAGTGCATTTCTTGAAGAACGCGTTTTGAGCGTTCACCACTGGACCGACCGCCTGTTCAGCTTCACCACCACCCGAGACCAGGCCCTGCGCTTTTCGAACGGCCACTTCACCATGATCGGTCTGCGCGGCGACAACGGCAAACCGCTCTTGCGTGCTTACTCCATTGCCAGCGCCAACTACGAAGAGCACCTGGAGTTTCTGAGCATCAAAGTGCCCGACGGCCCGTTGACCTCCAAGCTGCAACACATCCAAGTGGGCGACACCATCATCGTAGGCCGCAAACCTACCGGCACCTTGTTGTGCGACTACCTGTTGCCCGGCAAAAACCTGTACCTCATGGGCACCGGCACGGGCTTGGCCCCCTTCATGAGCATCATCCGCGACCCCGAAACCTACGAGCGTTTTGAAAAAGTGATCTTGGTGCACGGCGTGCGTCAAGTCAATGAACTGGCCTACCACGACTACATCACCCAAGACCTGCCCGCCCACGAGTTTTTGGGTGAGATGGTGAGTCAGCAACTGCTGTACTACCCCACCGTGACCCGCGAGCCCTACAAAAACCAGGGCCGCGTGACCGATCTCATCGAGAACGGCAAGCTGTTTGCAGACTTGGGCCTGCCCCCGCTCAACCCCGAGACCGACCGCGTCATGATTTGCGGCTCGCCCGAAATGCTCAAAGACCTCAAGCGCATTTGCGAGGAGCGCGGCCTCAAAGAAGGCAACACCAGCACACCGGGTGCTTTTGTCATCGAGCGGGCGTTCGCCGAATCCTGA
- a CDS encoding oxidative damage protection protein: protein MARTVQCIKLGKEAEGLDFPPYPGELGKRIWEGVSKQAWADWLKHQTMLVNENRLNLADLRARQYLARQMENHFFGDGADAAQGYVPPAAG, encoded by the coding sequence ATGGCACGCACCGTTCAATGCATCAAACTCGGCAAAGAAGCAGAGGGTCTGGATTTTCCGCCCTACCCCGGCGAGTTGGGCAAGCGCATCTGGGAAGGCGTGAGCAAACAAGCCTGGGCCGACTGGCTCAAGCACCAGACCATGCTGGTCAATGAAAACCGCCTCAACTTGGCCGACCTGCGTGCCCGCCAATACCTGGCCCGCCAGATGGAAAACCATTTCTTCGGTGACGGCGCCGACGCCGCCCAGGGCTACGTGCCGCCTGCAGCGGGCTGA
- the mnmC gene encoding FAD-dependent 5-carboxymethylaminomethyl-2-thiouridine(34) oxidoreductase MnmC, protein MSSPPDKRQALVIGAGLSGSAVAHSLAVRGWSVTVLDQASGVGAGASGLPAGLAAPHVSPDDNVLSRITRAGVQATLQRAQALLHNGTDWALSGVLEHNLAGKRRLPANASDHHSTPANEAQVAAAGLPPDSPALWHAQAGWIRPRQLVAAQLQTLGVQVRWGQQVQGIERRGEHWAVTDAQGQTLGEAPLLVVASAFDSLALLRPLPGFAVPLNPLRGQVSFGHLTDLSESQRQLLPPFPVNGHGSFISSVPTPEGLPGWFIGSTFERNCEQAPVREEDHAANQVRLATLLPALGEAMAGQFAPDRVQGWAGLRCTLPNRLPAVGPIDRQRLPGLCLSAGMGARGISLAVLCGELLAAWLNHEPLPLPEALAKHLAAERFVVP, encoded by the coding sequence TTGAGCTCGCCACCCGATAAGCGCCAGGCACTGGTCATCGGTGCCGGCCTGTCAGGCTCGGCCGTGGCGCACAGCCTGGCCGTGCGGGGCTGGTCGGTCACGGTGCTGGACCAGGCCTCTGGGGTGGGGGCGGGAGCGTCCGGCCTGCCCGCAGGTTTGGCCGCCCCCCATGTGTCACCCGACGACAACGTGCTCTCGCGCATCACGCGGGCGGGCGTGCAGGCCACGCTGCAACGCGCCCAAGCCTTGCTGCACAACGGCACCGATTGGGCGCTCTCCGGCGTGCTGGAGCACAACCTGGCGGGCAAACGCCGCCTGCCTGCCAACGCAAGCGATCACCACAGCACCCCGGCCAATGAGGCGCAAGTGGCCGCCGCCGGCCTGCCCCCCGACTCGCCCGCCCTCTGGCACGCCCAGGCGGGCTGGATTCGGCCCCGGCAACTGGTGGCTGCGCAGCTGCAAACCCTGGGCGTGCAGGTGCGCTGGGGCCAACAGGTACAGGGCATTGAGCGGCGCGGTGAGCATTGGGCCGTGACCGATGCACAAGGCCAAACCCTGGGGGAGGCCCCCCTGTTGGTGGTGGCCAGCGCCTTTGACAGCCTGGCTTTGCTGCGGCCCCTGCCCGGTTTTGCCGTGCCACTGAACCCTCTGCGCGGGCAAGTCAGTTTTGGCCACCTGACCGACTTGAGCGAGTCCCAGCGCCAGCTGCTGCCGCCTTTTCCGGTCAATGGCCACGGCAGCTTCATCAGCAGCGTGCCCACACCCGAGGGGCTGCCCGGCTGGTTCATTGGCTCAACCTTTGAGCGCAACTGCGAGCAAGCCCCCGTGCGCGAGGAAGACCACGCCGCCAACCAAGTGCGCCTGGCCACGCTGCTGCCCGCTTTGGGCGAGGCCATGGCCGGGCAATTCGCGCCAGATCGGGTGCAGGGCTGGGCCGGTTTGCGCTGCACCTTGCCCAACCGCCTGCCTGCGGTCGGCCCCATTGACCGCCAGAGGCTGCCAGGTTTGTGCCTGAGCGCGGGCATGGGCGCTCGTGGCATCAGTTTGGCCGTGTTGTGTGGCGAACTGCTGGCGGCTTGGCTGAACCATGAACCCCTGCCCTTGCCTGAGGCCTTGGCCAAGCATCTGGCGGCCGAGCGCTTCGTGGTTCCATAA
- a CDS encoding FMN-binding glutamate synthase family protein yields the protein MARQSFSRYLPWLVTGPVALLVWPVSTWASAGFAALFVMGWVDFKQTKQAVRRNYPLTGRLRYGLEYIRPELRQYFLEDDEEKLPFSRNQRAMVYARSKMQNDKRGFGSIKDMYHAQSEWITHSLQPTELDPANFRITVGAHQCQRPYALSLLNISGMSFGALSPNAIKALNKGAALGQFAHDTGEGSISRHHREPGGDLIWQIASGYFGCRTPEGLFDPVRFAEQARSPQVKMIEVKLSQGAKPGHGGVLPKAKVSPEIAEARGVPMGQDCVSPARHSAFSTPLELLGFVGQLRELSGGKPVGIKLCVGHPAEWFSLVKAMLQSGQTPDFIVVDGAEGGTGAAPIEFADHVGMPLRDGLRLVHNSLVGAGLRDRIKIGASGKVISAFDMARCLALGADWCNAARGFMFALGCIQSRSCHTDHCPTGVATQDPVRQRAIVVTDKAERVYFFHANTLHALADLVGAAGLQKPGDITPQHLMVRNAAGQARSLASSIDTLTPGQLLREEAGPQALPSPFAEFWPTSQAGHWGVPAEATALPA from the coding sequence ATGGCCCGTCAATCCTTTTCGCGTTACCTGCCCTGGTTGGTGACCGGACCGGTCGCCCTCCTCGTCTGGCCTGTCTCGACTTGGGCCAGTGCGGGTTTTGCAGCCCTGTTTGTCATGGGTTGGGTGGACTTCAAGCAAACCAAACAAGCGGTGCGGCGCAATTACCCGCTGACAGGAAGACTGCGCTACGGGCTGGAATACATCCGACCTGAATTACGGCAGTATTTTCTGGAGGACGACGAGGAAAAACTGCCCTTTTCGCGCAACCAGCGTGCCATGGTCTATGCCCGCTCCAAAATGCAAAACGACAAGCGCGGGTTTGGCAGCATCAAGGACATGTACCACGCGCAATCTGAGTGGATCACGCATTCTCTGCAGCCCACAGAGCTGGACCCTGCGAATTTCAGGATCACGGTGGGCGCACACCAATGCCAGCGGCCTTATGCCTTGTCACTGCTCAACATTTCCGGCATGAGCTTTGGGGCTTTGTCGCCCAATGCGATCAAGGCCCTGAACAAGGGTGCAGCCCTCGGGCAGTTTGCACACGACACCGGGGAGGGCAGCATCTCGAGGCACCACAGGGAGCCGGGGGGCGATCTGATCTGGCAAATTGCCTCGGGCTACTTTGGTTGCCGCACGCCAGAAGGCCTTTTTGACCCGGTGCGTTTTGCCGAGCAGGCCCGCTCGCCGCAGGTCAAGATGATCGAGGTGAAGCTGTCACAAGGGGCCAAACCCGGCCACGGCGGCGTTTTGCCCAAAGCCAAAGTCAGCCCTGAAATTGCCGAAGCACGGGGTGTGCCCATGGGCCAAGACTGTGTGTCCCCGGCCCGGCATTCCGCGTTCAGCACCCCGCTGGAGTTGCTGGGTTTTGTGGGGCAGCTGCGAGAACTCTCGGGCGGCAAGCCCGTGGGCATCAAGCTGTGTGTGGGACATCCAGCCGAATGGTTCTCACTGGTCAAAGCGATGCTGCAGTCCGGCCAAACGCCCGACTTCATCGTGGTGGACGGCGCCGAAGGTGGCACGGGCGCGGCGCCCATCGAGTTTGCCGACCATGTGGGCATGCCCTTGCGTGACGGCCTGCGGCTGGTCCACAACAGCCTGGTGGGGGCGGGTCTGCGTGACCGGATCAAGATCGGGGCTTCGGGCAAGGTGATATCGGCCTTCGACATGGCACGCTGCCTGGCCCTGGGAGCCGATTGGTGCAATGCGGCGAGGGGTTTCATGTTTGCGCTGGGTTGCATTCAGTCGCGCAGCTGCCACACCGACCACTGCCCCACGGGCGTAGCCACACAAGACCCGGTGCGCCAACGGGCCATCGTCGTCACCGACAAGGCCGAGAGGGTCTATTTCTTCCATGCCAACACCTTGCATGCCTTGGCCGACTTGGTGGGTGCAGCGGGCCTGCAAAAGCCGGGCGACATCACGCCGCAGCACCTCATGGTGCGCAATGCCGCAGGCCAGGCACGCAGCTTGGCTTCGAGCATCGACACGCTGACGCCCGGACAGCTCTTGCGCGAGGAGGCGGGGCCACAGGCGCTGCCGAGCCCCTTTGCAGAGTTTTGGCCAACCAGCCAAGCAGGCCATTGGGGCGTTCCGGCTGAGGCCACCGCCCTCCCCGCCTGA
- a CDS encoding SPOR domain-containing protein produces MLHAAQSLQAFWRTRAQSVAVEHFSGEQRLALLSHINQGIAKLGLEQAMQKPLPPYLPKQIAIVTHAEQLPDSDVQMLQDLTRHLPGLCWRWVLLRMETPDDQRSAAFDSIVPTQQPQAQWPAEPAPATPAEPLEHSAPLAPLASFAPGEKVEPFLEPVEPLASAEPVTPAQAVVPAETAALDQTPTVSATHQIPPLPPAAETPPSAGKPSHRWAWLGLAALVGLGAWGAWLRFGTPQPAPSGTAERAGISESTAASTAAASSPASAMAPASAPEVLAASSPETPLPSASASQPIDPEAASTPPSQSTAAVPAAASAQPSARTPASAPADPSAEVPDVALRGVRWLAQQSPEFYVLEHGAFKTAAQAQSLIKTRTELANARVLMLKTAAAGGRFLVITGPFRSQERAQNFKVRENLPPQIPVRQVSEVLQESVRAAPSRP; encoded by the coding sequence ATGTTGCATGCAGCCCAGTCCTTGCAAGCCTTTTGGCGAACACGGGCTCAGTCTGTAGCGGTCGAACACTTCTCGGGGGAACAGCGCTTGGCTTTGCTCAGCCACATCAACCAAGGGATCGCGAAGCTGGGGCTAGAGCAGGCGATGCAAAAGCCTTTGCCCCCCTATTTGCCCAAGCAAATTGCCATCGTCACCCATGCCGAACAGCTGCCCGATTCCGATGTGCAGATGTTGCAAGATCTCACGCGCCACCTGCCAGGCCTGTGTTGGCGCTGGGTTTTGCTGCGCATGGAGACCCCGGATGACCAACGCAGTGCTGCCTTTGACAGCATTGTCCCCACCCAGCAGCCCCAGGCCCAGTGGCCCGCTGAGCCTGCTCCAGCAACACCTGCCGAACCTTTAGAGCATTCAGCGCCGTTAGCGCCATTAGCATCATTCGCGCCTGGGGAAAAAGTCGAGCCCTTTTTGGAGCCCGTTGAACCTCTTGCGTCTGCTGAACCTGTTACACCCGCACAAGCTGTGGTGCCTGCAGAAACTGCAGCGCTTGACCAGACACCCACCGTGTCGGCAACCCATCAGATTCCACCATTGCCCCCCGCAGCTGAGACACCACCGTCGGCTGGCAAGCCCTCGCATCGCTGGGCCTGGCTGGGCTTGGCGGCCCTGGTGGGCTTGGGCGCGTGGGGCGCATGGCTGCGTTTTGGGACACCTCAGCCAGCGCCCTCCGGAACGGCTGAGCGGGCTGGCATTTCTGAGTCAACTGCTGCTTCAACTGCTGCGGCATCTTCGCCCGCTTCGGCAATGGCGCCCGCTTCGGCGCCAGAAGTGCTTGCAGCATCTTCACCTGAAACACCCCTGCCATCGGCATCCGCCTCGCAGCCAATCGATCCAGAAGCTGCCAGCACCCCACCGAGTCAGTCGACTGCAGCTGTGCCAGCGGCTGCTTCGGCGCAACCCTCGGCCCGGACGCCAGCGTCAGCGCCTGCGGACCCAAGCGCCGAAGTGCCGGACGTGGCCCTGCGTGGTGTGCGCTGGCTGGCGCAGCAATCGCCCGAGTTCTATGTCTTGGAGCATGGCGCGTTCAAAACCGCTGCCCAAGCCCAAAGCCTGATCAAGACGCGGACCGAACTGGCCAATGCACGCGTGCTCATGCTCAAGACCGCCGCTGCAGGGGGCCGGTTTTTGGTGATCACAGGCCCCTTCCGGTCGCAGGAGCGGGCCCAAAACTTCAAGGTTCGGGAAAACCTGCCACCCCAGATCCCGGTGCGCCAGGTCTCCGAGGTGCTGCAAGAAAGCGTGAGGGCCGCTCCCTCACGCCCGTGA
- a CDS encoding ABC transporter substrate-binding protein, with protein sequence MKRLIATGLLSAAATTVLAQTPIKIGEINSYSAIPQFTQPYKQGWQLAVEEINAKGGLLGRKVEVIARDDAGKPDEALRHAIELSSKEKVDILAGGFLSNVGLALADHAAKNKRLFIASEPLTDAIVWEKGNRYTFRLRASTYMQAAMLVEEAAKMPAKRWATIAPNYEYGQSAVANFKALLLAKRPDVEFVSEQWPAQGKIDAGSTLTATMAAKPDAIFNVTFGADLARLVREGNQRHVFPKTPVVSMLSGEPEYLEVLKDETPKGWIVTGYPWDQIDTPEHASFAANYYKKFNENPKLGSVVGYATMQSIFAGIKKAGSVDNEKLVVAMRGLKFSTPFGPAEYRAIDQQSTMGAYVGKLDQRGGKGTMVQWRYADGKNYLPTDAYVKARRSSDAMK encoded by the coding sequence ATGAAACGCCTGATTGCCACCGGTTTGCTGAGCGCAGCCGCCACCACTGTTTTGGCCCAGACCCCGATCAAGATTGGGGAGATCAACAGCTATTCGGCCATCCCGCAGTTCACCCAGCCCTACAAACAAGGCTGGCAGCTGGCAGTGGAAGAGATCAACGCCAAAGGCGGCCTGCTGGGCCGCAAGGTCGAGGTCATTGCGCGTGACGATGCCGGCAAGCCTGACGAGGCTCTGCGCCATGCGATCGAGCTCAGCTCCAAAGAAAAAGTGGACATCTTGGCCGGGGGCTTTTTGTCCAATGTAGGGCTGGCGCTGGCCGACCATGCTGCCAAAAACAAGCGCTTGTTCATCGCCAGCGAGCCCTTGACCGATGCCATCGTCTGGGAAAAAGGCAACCGCTACACCTTCCGCCTGCGAGCCAGCACCTACATGCAAGCGGCCATGCTGGTCGAAGAAGCGGCCAAGATGCCTGCCAAGCGCTGGGCCACCATCGCGCCCAACTACGAATACGGTCAAAGCGCAGTGGCCAACTTCAAGGCCTTGTTGCTGGCCAAGCGCCCGGATGTGGAGTTTGTGAGTGAGCAGTGGCCCGCCCAAGGCAAGATCGATGCGGGGAGCACGCTCACTGCCACCATGGCGGCCAAGCCCGATGCGATTTTCAACGTGACCTTCGGGGCCGACCTGGCCCGCCTGGTGCGCGAGGGCAACCAGCGCCATGTTTTCCCTAAAACGCCGGTGGTGTCCATGTTGTCGGGCGAGCCCGAATACCTGGAAGTGCTCAAAGACGAAACGCCCAAGGGATGGATCGTGACCGGCTACCCTTGGGACCAGATCGACACGCCCGAGCACGCCAGCTTTGCCGCCAACTACTACAAGAAGTTCAACGAAAACCCCAAGCTCGGCTCGGTGGTGGGCTACGCCACCATGCAGTCGATCTTTGCGGGCATCAAAAAGGCCGGCAGTGTGGACAACGAGAAACTGGTGGTCGCCATGCGGGGCCTCAAGTTCAGCACGCCCTTTGGCCCTGCCGAGTACCGCGCGATTGACCAGCAATCCACCATGGGGGCCTATGTGGGCAAGCTCGATCAGCGTGGCGGCAAGGGCACCATGGTGCAGTGGCGTTATGCCGATGGCAAAAATTATTTGCCCACCGACGCGTATGTCAAAGCGCGGCGTTCGTCCGACGCCATGAAGTGA
- a CDS encoding DMT family transporter, whose amino-acid sequence MNGRQFTQLVLLSAVWGGSFPLIRVAAPAFGPVAMACLRCALAALVLGAIMRWTRQAWPARQHWRSLTGLGILTLVVPFVLYNWAGLVLPAGYSAVLNATSPMFGVLAGVMLAQERFTPSKGVGCVVGLLGVSLLLGLGPVNPDWDVVLAALACVVAAACYGFGAIFMKRATLAHHALPASAVVHLTSALVLLPAAAVTAPSQPVGLPAVLALLVLGAVTSGFTYWISMRLMRDIPASAATSSAFLIPLFGVTWGAMFLGEPLTVGLLPGVVLILFASALLTGFNPFRAFLRGGR is encoded by the coding sequence ATGAACGGACGCCAATTCACCCAACTTGTCCTTTTGTCAGCCGTTTGGGGTGGCTCGTTTCCGCTCATCCGAGTGGCCGCCCCGGCCTTTGGCCCCGTGGCCATGGCGTGTCTGCGTTGCGCCTTGGCGGCGCTGGTGCTCGGCGCCATCATGCGCTGGACACGCCAAGCCTGGCCCGCCCGCCAGCATTGGCGCTCGCTCACCGGGCTGGGCATCTTGACGCTTGTGGTGCCCTTTGTGTTGTACAACTGGGCGGGGCTGGTCTTGCCGGCTGGGTATTCGGCGGTGCTCAATGCCACCTCGCCCATGTTCGGTGTGTTGGCCGGCGTCATGCTGGCCCAGGAACGCTTCACGCCCAGTAAAGGGGTCGGTTGTGTGGTCGGCTTGCTGGGTGTGTCGCTGCTGCTGGGCTTGGGCCCGGTGAACCCGGACTGGGATGTGGTGCTGGCCGCCCTGGCCTGTGTGGTGGCAGCGGCCTGTTATGGCTTTGGGGCCATTTTCATGAAACGCGCCACCTTGGCCCACCACGCGCTGCCCGCTTCTGCGGTGGTCCATCTGACAAGCGCCTTGGTGCTGTTGCCCGCAGCCGCCGTCACCGCCCCCAGCCAACCGGTGGGCTTGCCCGCTGTGCTGGCTTTGCTGGTTTTGGGCGCGGTCACCTCCGGCTTCACCTACTGGATCAGCATGCGCCTGATGCGCGACATCCCAGCCAGTGCCGCCACTTCCTCGGCTTTTTTGATTCCCTTGTTTGGCGTGACCTGGGGCGCCATGTTTTTGGGTGAACCGCTGACCGTGGGCCTGCTGCCCGGGGTTGTGCTGATTTTGTTCGCCTCCGCCTTGTTGACGGGCTTCAATCCCTTTCGGGCCTTCTTGCGCGGCGGCCGCTGA
- a CDS encoding nitrite/sulfite reductase encodes MYQYTEFDKQFVRARAAQHRDQLERFEAGQLSADEFKPLRLQNGWYVQRYAPMLRVAVPYGEISAPQLQVLAQIARDYDTPDPALLAHAQATQDQIAGPAPKLTTNYGHFTTRQNVQFNWIPLSQSADVMDLLASVNLHGIQTSGNCIRNTTTDELAGVAVDEVVDPRPYAELIRQWSTLHPEFAFLPRKFKIAITGAAEDRAAIGWHDVGLQMVKNGAGEIGFKVLVGGGMGRTPTVGTVIREFLPWNQIMNYLEAVIRVYNRWGRRDNIYKARIKILVKAEGQRYFDEVEAEYQDILVKDGGLHTIPQTEFERVAACFAAPALNLPTSTSEWVVQAEADVAIEAAKTPAFARWLAQNVKPHQNPALRAVTLSFKRPGQAPGDATADQLDAAAALVTQFSAGEARVTHSQNLVLPWVRLDQLHALWLQAKALGLAQPNIGLLTDMIACPGGDYCALANARSLPLAAAITERYQDLDELNDLGHIDFHISGCINSCGHHHSGHIGILGVDKDGKEWYQVTLGGSDGKALSGPTGPGKVVGPSFSSVEVPDVIEAVLDTYKALRQPMQDRDEHFIETLRRVGHDPFKAAANAARHPVEESTT; translated from the coding sequence ATGTACCAATACACCGAATTTGACAAACAATTTGTGCGTGCCCGCGCCGCACAACACCGCGATCAGTTGGAGCGTTTTGAAGCCGGTCAATTGAGCGCCGACGAATTCAAACCCCTGCGCCTGCAAAACGGTTGGTATGTGCAGCGCTACGCGCCCATGCTGCGTGTGGCTGTGCCTTACGGCGAAATCTCGGCCCCTCAGCTCCAAGTGCTGGCCCAAATTGCCCGCGACTACGACACGCCCGACCCCGCCCTGCTGGCCCACGCCCAAGCCACACAAGACCAAATTGCGGGTCCAGCCCCCAAACTGACCACCAATTACGGCCACTTCACCACCCGCCAGAACGTGCAGTTCAACTGGATTCCCCTGTCCCAGTCGGCCGACGTGATGGACCTCTTGGCCAGCGTCAACCTGCACGGCATCCAGACCAGCGGCAACTGCATCCGCAACACCACCACCGACGAGCTGGCCGGGGTGGCGGTGGACGAAGTGGTCGACCCACGGCCCTACGCCGAGCTGATCCGCCAGTGGAGCACGCTGCACCCCGAGTTCGCGTTTTTGCCCCGCAAATTCAAGATCGCCATCACCGGCGCAGCGGAAGACCGCGCCGCCATTGGCTGGCACGACGTGGGCCTGCAGATGGTCAAGAACGGCGCGGGCGAAATCGGCTTCAAGGTCTTGGTGGGCGGCGGCATGGGCCGCACACCCACAGTGGGCACCGTGATCCGCGAGTTCCTGCCCTGGAACCAGATCATGAATTACCTCGAAGCCGTGATCCGCGTCTACAACCGCTGGGGCCGCCGCGACAACATCTACAAAGCCCGCATCAAGATTTTGGTGAAGGCCGAAGGCCAGCGTTACTTTGACGAAGTCGAGGCCGAATACCAAGACATCTTGGTCAAAGACGGTGGCTTGCACACCATCCCACAAACCGAGTTCGAGCGCGTAGCGGCCTGCTTTGCTGCGCCTGCGCTGAACTTGCCAACAAGCACCTCCGAATGGGTCGTCCAGGCCGAAGCCGATGTCGCCATCGAAGCAGCCAAAACGCCCGCCTTTGCCCGCTGGCTGGCGCAAAACGTGAAGCCTCACCAAAACCCTGCTTTGCGTGCCGTGACCCTGTCTTTCAAGCGCCCAGGCCAAGCACCCGGCGACGCCACCGCCGATCAGCTGGACGCTGCTGCCGCCCTGGTGACCCAGTTCTCTGCAGGCGAAGCCCGCGTGACCCACAGCCAAAACCTGGTGCTGCCTTGGGTGCGCCTGGACCAGCTGCATGCGCTGTGGTTGCAAGCCAAAGCCTTGGGCCTGGCCCAGCCCAACATCGGTTTGCTCACCGACATGATCGCCTGCCCCGGCGGAGACTACTGCGCTTTGGCCAATGCCCGCTCACTGCCTTTGGCGGCAGCCATCACCGAGCGTTACCAAGACCTGGACGAGTTGAACGACCTCGGTCACATCGACTTCCACATCAGCGGCTGCATCAACTCCTGTGGCCACCACCACTCGGGCCACATTGGCATTTTGGGCGTCGACAAGGACGGCAAAGAGTGGTACCAGGTGACGCTGGGGGGCTCCGACGGCAAAGCCTTGTCTGGCCCCACAGGCCCCGGCAAAGTGGTGGGCCCTTCGTTCTCGTCGGTGGAAGTGCCGGATGTGATCGAAGCGGTTTTGGACACCTACAAAGCCCTGCGCCAGCCCATGCAAGACCGCGACGAACACTTTATCGAGACCCTGCGCCGTGTGGGCCACGACCCGTTCAAAGCAGCGGCCAACGCGGCACGCCACCCCGTCGAAGAAAGCACCACCTGA
- a CDS encoding DUF934 domain-containing protein: MKIISAQEHHVLESPTHITLANDVDPRTLDLSGVTRIDLQFPKFTDGRAYSQAFLLRRRLRFAGELRATGDVLIDQLVQMQRTGFDVAVLKDGVDASAAQRQLDRFAGFYQGSAVQTQPHFAKAA, encoded by the coding sequence ATGAAAATCATTTCAGCCCAAGAACACCACGTCCTTGAATCGCCAACGCACATCACATTGGCCAACGACGTCGACCCGCGCACGCTCGACCTGAGTGGCGTGACCCGCATCGATTTGCAGTTCCCCAAATTCACCGACGGCCGCGCCTACAGCCAAGCCTTTTTGCTGCGCCGCCGCCTGCGCTTTGCGGGCGAGTTGCGTGCCACGGGCGACGTGCTGATCGACCAGCTGGTGCAGATGCAGCGCACAGGCTTTGACGTGGCCGTGCTCAAAGACGGCGTGGATGCCAGTGCCGCGCAGCGCCAGCTGGACCGCTTCGCCGGGTTCTACCAAGGCTCGGCTGTGCAGACGCAGCCTCACTTTGCCAAGGCCGCGTGA